The proteins below are encoded in one region of Triticum aestivum cultivar Chinese Spring chromosome 1B, IWGSC CS RefSeq v2.1, whole genome shotgun sequence:
- the LOC123141392 gene encoding uncharacterized protein isoform X1: MEHLIELYSGWEIQLLVLLSFTLQSFLFFAGRLRRRSSNSFLRLCLWAVYLGADLVAVYALGYLSKRRDVTIQTNILIRTQPLAFFWAPFLLIHLGGQDTITAFAMEDNNLWLRHLLNLVMQVSLALYVFWKSIGKHSANLLLAGSFVFVTGIIKYGERTWSLKCGSLQSLESSDALRYKKELPEGISGDGGVVRAALDSMPFVLDVLAERNLLDLGREYMNKIDDPEQMIRMVRLQLGMIYDDLYTKSLVLRTWSGVILRCISQASVIVAFVLFHASSRDNYSKADIAITYSLFVGCFFFEVSSTFVSMLSPWTWAWFKVRRCDALASLWVFFCSDIGYPRTMKQQRWPNLIGQYNLDSWLTDSSPQQSIIMAVFRKLLVGLLGVKKKKIFWMSKLLDTGYVDVGSKIVECVAEEIILLTFDSDVDKPNEWPKIGSLLKEASELFANDFGMAIIWMHAVTELLLKKCESSHSDIEVHGTSEFGMMILVCRKLSKYIMYLFVHHPSMLPLSISPAPTLAQAHEVYDDFTKDSVELEVSKETVEEVARMWTRLLVYAAGKSKAAPHVALLSRGGELITFAWLIMAHCGFGDTRVRRLQLTNIDAHIVRELDFTPRHLFNLPMEDQISDAANRRSKLDDENTSGMTTKSDRFVVGSRSFP; this comes from the exons ATGGAGCATTTGATTGAATTATACAGCGGGTGGGAAATCCAACTTCTTGTACTGCTCAGCTTCACATTGCAGTCGTTCCTCTTCTTTGCTGGCAGACTGCGGCGCCGAAGCAGCAACAGCTTTCTCAGGCTCTGCCTCTGGGCAGTTTATTTGGGGGCAGACTTGGTAGCAGTGTATGCACTGGGCTATCTCTCTAAGCGCCGAGATGTCACCATTCAAACGAACATACTTATAAGAACCCAACCACTAGCTTTCTTTTGGGCACCATTCCTCCTCATCCATCTTGGTGGGCAGGATACCATCACTGCTTTCGCCATGGAGGACAACAACTTGTGGTTGAGGCATCTGTTGAATCTGGTGATGCAAGTTTCCCTAGCTTTATATGTTTTTTGGAAGTCCATTGGTAAACACAGTGCGAACCTTCTGCTTGCGGGTAGCTTTGTGTTTGTTACTGGAATTATCAAGTATGGAGAAAGAACATGGTCTCTCAAGTGTGGCAGCCTTCAAAGTCTTGAGAGCTCAGATGCACTGCGTTACAAAAAGGAATTGCCTGAAGGAATCTCTGGTGATGGTGGCGTTGTTCGTGCTGCTCTGGATTCCATGCCATTTGTCCTTGATGTCTTGGCCGAACGCAACTTGCTTGATCTCGGCAGAGAATATATGAACAAAATAGATGACCCTGAGCAAATGATACGGATGGTGAGGCTTCAGCTTGGCATGATATACGACGATCTCTACACTAAGTCTCTTGTGCTCAGAACGTGGAGTGGAGTTATACTTAGATGCATCTCTCAGGCCTCGGTAATAGTTGCCTTTGTGCTCTTCCATGCAAGTAGCAGAGACAATTATAGCAAAGCTGATATTGCCATCACCTATTCGCTATTTGTGGGTTGTTTTTTCTTTGAAGTCAGTTCAACGTTTGTTTCCATGTTGTCACCTTGGACATGGGCATGGTTTAAGGTTAGAAGGTGTGATGCACTCGCCAGTTTGTGGGTTTTCTTTTGCTCTGACATCGGATATCCAAGGACGATGAAACAGCAGCGGTGGCCAAATTTGATTGGACAGTACAACTTAGATAGCTGGTTGACTGACAGCAGCCCGCAGCAAAGCATAATAATGGCTGTGTTCAGAAAGTTGTTAGTGGGTTTGTTGGGTGTCAAAAAGAAGAAAATATTTTGGATGAGCAAGCTATTAGACACCGGTTACGTGGATGTGGGTAGCAAGATTGTGGAGTGTGTTGCAGAAGAGATTATTCTCTTGACATTTGACTCCGATGTTGATAAACCCAATGAATGGCCAAAAATTGGTTCCCTGTTGAAAGAGGCATCAGAACTTTTTGCTAATGATTTTGGTATGGCAATTATCTGGATGCATGCAGTTACTGAGTTGCTTTTGAAAAAATGTGAATCTTCCCATTCGGATATAGAGGTTCATGGTACAAGTGAATTCGGTATGATGATTTTGGTATGTCGTAAGCTATCCAAGTACATAATGTACCTTTTCGTTCACCACCCTTCCATGCTGCCGCTCTCTATCAGCCCAGCACCTACCCTGGCTCAGGCTCACGAAGTATATGATGATTTCACCAAGGATAGTGTTGAGTTGGAGGTAAGCAAGGAAACGGTGGAGGAGGTAGCACGCATGTGGACGCGGCTACTTGTTTACGCTGCTGGCAAGTCCAAGGCGGCGCCGCATGTTGCGCTGCTGAGCAGAGGAGGAGAGCTCATCACATTCGCATGGCTAATCATGGCCCACTGCGGGTTTGGGGATACTCGCGTTAGAAGACTTCAACTTACCAATATTGATGCCCACATAGTGAGAGAATTAGATTTTACACCGCGACACCTCTTCAATCTTCCCATGGAAGATCAGATATCGGACGCTGCTAATCG CAGGTCAAAATTGGATGATGAGAACACGAGTGGGATGACGACTAAGTCTGATCGCTTCGTGGTTGGTAGCCGTAGCTTTCCATGA
- the LOC123141392 gene encoding uncharacterized protein isoform X2: MEHLIELYSGWEIQLLVLLSFTLQSFLFFAGRLRRRSSNSFLRLCLWAVYLGADLVAVYALGYLSKRRDVTIQTNILIRTQPLAFFWAPFLLIHLGGQDTITAFAMEDNNLWLRHLLNLVMQVSLALYVFWKSIGKHSANLLLAGSFVFVTGIIKYGERTWSLKCGSLQSLESSDALRYKKELPEGISGDGGVVRAALDSMPFVLDVLAERNLLDLGREYMNKIDDPEQMIRMVRLQLGMIYDDLYTKSLVLRTWSGVILRCISQASVIVAFVLFHASSRDNYSKADIAITYSLFVGCFFFEVSSTFVSMLSPWTWAWFKVRRCDALASLWVFFCSDIGYPRTMKQQRWPNLIGQYNLDSWLTDSSPQQSIIMAVFRKLLVGLLGVKKKKIFWMSKLLDTGYVDVGSKIVECVAEEIILLTFDSDVDKPNEWPKIGSLLKEASELFANDFGMAIIWMHAVTELLLKKCESSHSDIEVHGTSEFGMMILVCRKLSKYIMYLFVHHPSMLPLSISPAPTLAQAHEVYDDFTKDSVELEVSKETVEEVARMWTRLLVYAAGKSKAAPHVALLSRGGELITFAWLIMAHCGFGDTRVRRLQLTNIDAHIVRELDFTPRHLFNLPMEDQISDAANRSKLDDENTSGMTTKSDRFVVGSRSFP; encoded by the exons ATGGAGCATTTGATTGAATTATACAGCGGGTGGGAAATCCAACTTCTTGTACTGCTCAGCTTCACATTGCAGTCGTTCCTCTTCTTTGCTGGCAGACTGCGGCGCCGAAGCAGCAACAGCTTTCTCAGGCTCTGCCTCTGGGCAGTTTATTTGGGGGCAGACTTGGTAGCAGTGTATGCACTGGGCTATCTCTCTAAGCGCCGAGATGTCACCATTCAAACGAACATACTTATAAGAACCCAACCACTAGCTTTCTTTTGGGCACCATTCCTCCTCATCCATCTTGGTGGGCAGGATACCATCACTGCTTTCGCCATGGAGGACAACAACTTGTGGTTGAGGCATCTGTTGAATCTGGTGATGCAAGTTTCCCTAGCTTTATATGTTTTTTGGAAGTCCATTGGTAAACACAGTGCGAACCTTCTGCTTGCGGGTAGCTTTGTGTTTGTTACTGGAATTATCAAGTATGGAGAAAGAACATGGTCTCTCAAGTGTGGCAGCCTTCAAAGTCTTGAGAGCTCAGATGCACTGCGTTACAAAAAGGAATTGCCTGAAGGAATCTCTGGTGATGGTGGCGTTGTTCGTGCTGCTCTGGATTCCATGCCATTTGTCCTTGATGTCTTGGCCGAACGCAACTTGCTTGATCTCGGCAGAGAATATATGAACAAAATAGATGACCCTGAGCAAATGATACGGATGGTGAGGCTTCAGCTTGGCATGATATACGACGATCTCTACACTAAGTCTCTTGTGCTCAGAACGTGGAGTGGAGTTATACTTAGATGCATCTCTCAGGCCTCGGTAATAGTTGCCTTTGTGCTCTTCCATGCAAGTAGCAGAGACAATTATAGCAAAGCTGATATTGCCATCACCTATTCGCTATTTGTGGGTTGTTTTTTCTTTGAAGTCAGTTCAACGTTTGTTTCCATGTTGTCACCTTGGACATGGGCATGGTTTAAGGTTAGAAGGTGTGATGCACTCGCCAGTTTGTGGGTTTTCTTTTGCTCTGACATCGGATATCCAAGGACGATGAAACAGCAGCGGTGGCCAAATTTGATTGGACAGTACAACTTAGATAGCTGGTTGACTGACAGCAGCCCGCAGCAAAGCATAATAATGGCTGTGTTCAGAAAGTTGTTAGTGGGTTTGTTGGGTGTCAAAAAGAAGAAAATATTTTGGATGAGCAAGCTATTAGACACCGGTTACGTGGATGTGGGTAGCAAGATTGTGGAGTGTGTTGCAGAAGAGATTATTCTCTTGACATTTGACTCCGATGTTGATAAACCCAATGAATGGCCAAAAATTGGTTCCCTGTTGAAAGAGGCATCAGAACTTTTTGCTAATGATTTTGGTATGGCAATTATCTGGATGCATGCAGTTACTGAGTTGCTTTTGAAAAAATGTGAATCTTCCCATTCGGATATAGAGGTTCATGGTACAAGTGAATTCGGTATGATGATTTTGGTATGTCGTAAGCTATCCAAGTACATAATGTACCTTTTCGTTCACCACCCTTCCATGCTGCCGCTCTCTATCAGCCCAGCACCTACCCTGGCTCAGGCTCACGAAGTATATGATGATTTCACCAAGGATAGTGTTGAGTTGGAGGTAAGCAAGGAAACGGTGGAGGAGGTAGCACGCATGTGGACGCGGCTACTTGTTTACGCTGCTGGCAAGTCCAAGGCGGCGCCGCATGTTGCGCTGCTGAGCAGAGGAGGAGAGCTCATCACATTCGCATGGCTAATCATGGCCCACTGCGGGTTTGGGGATACTCGCGTTAGAAGACTTCAACTTACCAATATTGATGCCCACATAGTGAGAGAATTAGATTTTACACCGCGACACCTCTTCAATCTTCCCATGGAAGATCAGATATCGGACGCTGCTAATCG GTCAAAATTGGATGATGAGAACACGAGTGGGATGACGACTAAGTCTGATCGCTTCGTGGTTGGTAGCCGTAGCTTTCCATGA